In Thermococcus thioreducens, a genomic segment contains:
- a CDS encoding ABC transporter permease: MRVSKWSERLFGTPIFDPVVTASFMIPLLYLVAFLIIPVLAMLAVAFEYNGSFSLHWFTSILTSDYYISFRPEGTFSQLITMPNGEQIYYVQGVDFGVILNSIIVSVSVMILTTILGTIFAFVMARYDFPGKNIVRILLFVPLLVTPFVNVFIVKKMFLPDGLINWIFYDILHVFPHRIVIDGLIGVIVAQTMTYYPIVYLNAYASFINIDPTLEEQAENLGSRGFHLFRTVTFPLALPGIAAGATLVGIFSLEDLAAPIVFQGNPLARKLMSFQIYSAFTSGFNVGSPQLAALALIMLTIAILMFLGIRKYVSMRQYAMLSKGGRWKPRVAKPKGWQAILIYFVVLPMLLISIFPQVGVVLLAFSKSWAGTWPDGFTTAHIKSIITQPDIERVILNSVMYSTVAIVVIILLSLTASYASSRFKKSKLGPVLDSLATIPIAVPGIVIAMSYFFFFAKVFPDTPLDPTNLLGFNPAMVLVLAYSIRRLPFAARSISAGIQQVHVSLEEVALNLGASRWKALTGILIPLILLNLLGGAMLSFVYCMSETSVGITLGSINPDYYPITARMVELMTSAVGSANLAAALGVFLMTVQIIAIVLANVITKQRYSFIGLT, encoded by the coding sequence ATGAGAGTTAGCAAGTGGAGCGAGAGGCTCTTTGGAACGCCTATTTTCGACCCTGTTGTGACTGCGTCGTTCATGATACCCCTTCTGTACCTCGTGGCGTTCCTGATAATTCCCGTGCTGGCAATGCTGGCGGTGGCCTTTGAGTACAACGGCAGCTTTTCCCTCCACTGGTTCACGAGCATACTGACCTCGGATTACTACATCAGCTTCCGCCCCGAAGGGACGTTCTCGCAGCTGATAACGATGCCCAACGGTGAGCAGATATACTACGTCCAGGGCGTAGACTTCGGTGTCATTCTGAACTCAATAATAGTGTCCGTCAGCGTCATGATACTGACGACGATTCTGGGGACGATCTTCGCCTTTGTCATGGCCCGCTACGACTTTCCGGGCAAGAACATCGTCAGAATCCTGCTCTTCGTACCGCTTCTCGTCACCCCCTTCGTGAACGTCTTCATCGTTAAGAAGATGTTCCTCCCAGACGGGCTCATTAACTGGATCTTCTACGACATCCTCCATGTGTTCCCGCACAGAATCGTTATCGACGGCCTCATCGGTGTAATCGTCGCCCAGACCATGACGTACTACCCGATAGTCTACCTCAACGCCTATGCCAGCTTCATCAACATTGACCCGACCCTTGAGGAGCAGGCGGAGAACCTCGGAAGCAGAGGGTTCCACCTCTTCAGGACGGTAACGTTTCCCCTTGCGTTGCCGGGAATTGCGGCCGGAGCGACCCTCGTCGGCATATTCAGCCTTGAGGACCTTGCGGCACCGATAGTCTTCCAGGGCAACCCGCTCGCGAGGAAGCTCATGTCCTTCCAGATCTACAGCGCGTTCACCAGCGGCTTCAACGTCGGTAGCCCACAGCTCGCGGCACTCGCTTTGATAATGCTCACGATAGCGATACTCATGTTCCTCGGCATCAGGAAGTACGTCAGCATGCGGCAGTACGCGATGCTCAGCAAGGGCGGAAGGTGGAAGCCCCGCGTGGCCAAGCCCAAGGGCTGGCAGGCCATCCTCATATACTTTGTAGTCCTGCCGATGCTCCTCATCTCTATATTCCCCCAGGTGGGCGTTGTCCTTCTGGCCTTCAGCAAAAGCTGGGCCGGCACGTGGCCCGACGGCTTTACCACGGCACACATAAAGAGCATCATAACCCAGCCCGACATCGAGAGGGTGATCCTCAACAGCGTCATGTACTCAACCGTGGCCATAGTGGTCATAATCCTCCTGTCCCTCACCGCCTCATACGCATCCAGCAGGTTCAAGAAGAGCAAACTCGGCCCGGTGCTCGACAGCCTTGCGACCATCCCGATAGCGGTTCCGGGAATAGTCATTGCCATGAGCTACTTCTTCTTCTTCGCCAAGGTGTTCCCCGACACGCCCCTCGACCCGACCAACCTGCTCGGCTTCAACCCGGCCATGGTGCTGGTGCTGGCCTATTCTATCAGACGTCTGCCCTTCGCGGCGCGCTCCATCTCCGCGGGAATCCAGCAGGTTCACGTCTCGCTTGAGGAAGTTGCCCTCAACCTCGGTGCCAGCAGGTGGAAGGCCCTAACCGGGATCCTCATACCCCTAATACTCCTCAACCTCCTCGGAGGGGCAATGCTGAGCTTCGTCTACTGTATGAGCGAGACCAGCGTCGGCATCACCCTGGGTTCCATCAACCCGGACTACTACCCGATAACGGCAAGGATGGTCGAGCTCATGACCAGCGCCGTCGGAAGCGCCAACCTGGCGGCAGCTCTGGGCGTGTTCCTAATGACGGTTCAGATAATCGCCATAGTCCTTGCCAACGTGATAACCAAGCAGAGGTACTCGTTCATAGGTCTCACATGA
- a CDS encoding ABC transporter ATP-binding protein, with translation MVDVKLENIVKTFGETVALKGINLHIKAGELFTLLGPSGCGKSTTLRIIAGLDFPDSGTIYFGDEEVTYLHSSKRGAVLVFQNYALWPHMTVFDNVAYGLKLKKLPKEEIRKKVEWALDLVKLRGFEDRYPTQLSGGQQQRVAIARALVVEPKVLLLDEPLSNLDAKLRLEMRSEIRRIQRELGITVIYVTHDQEEAMAISDRIAVMNVGTVEQVGTPREIYESPRTEFVASFMGKTNVIPARVVERDGNKVTVEFEGIRLDGLHYTEKSDDVVIVIRPERIKLKPVENAVSFTGTVDLVEYYGFFIEVVGLFGETRIIARTISDRDIGGLRPTQPVTFYVNRDDIIVLPKQQL, from the coding sequence ATGGTTGACGTCAAGCTTGAGAACATCGTTAAAACTTTCGGAGAAACGGTCGCCCTTAAGGGGATAAACCTCCACATAAAAGCGGGGGAACTCTTCACCCTGCTCGGACCGAGCGGCTGTGGAAAGTCAACGACGCTGAGAATTATAGCCGGCCTCGACTTCCCGGACAGCGGAACTATATACTTCGGCGACGAGGAGGTCACCTACCTGCATTCCAGCAAGCGCGGTGCCGTTCTCGTCTTCCAGAACTACGCCCTCTGGCCGCACATGACGGTCTTTGACAACGTCGCCTACGGCCTCAAGCTCAAGAAGCTCCCCAAGGAAGAGATACGGAAGAAGGTCGAGTGGGCCCTTGACCTCGTCAAGCTCCGCGGTTTCGAGGACAGGTACCCGACCCAGCTTTCCGGTGGTCAGCAGCAGCGTGTCGCCATAGCTAGGGCGCTGGTCGTCGAGCCGAAGGTTCTCCTCCTCGACGAGCCGCTGAGCAACCTCGATGCCAAGCTCAGGCTTGAGATGCGTTCCGAGATCAGGAGGATCCAGCGCGAGCTGGGCATCACCGTCATCTACGTCACCCACGACCAGGAGGAGGCCATGGCGATAAGCGATAGGATAGCGGTGATGAACGTCGGCACCGTCGAGCAGGTCGGAACTCCAAGGGAGATATACGAGAGCCCGAGGACGGAGTTCGTCGCCTCATTCATGGGCAAGACCAACGTCATCCCCGCCAGGGTCGTGGAGAGGGACGGCAACAAGGTCACCGTTGAATTCGAAGGGATAAGGCTTGACGGCCTCCATTACACTGAAAAGAGCGACGACGTCGTCATAGTCATCAGGCCGGAGAGGATAAAGCTCAAGCCGGTCGAGAACGCGGTCTCATTCACCGGAACCGTTGACCTCGTCGAGTACTACGGATTCTTCATTGAGGTCGTCGGCCTCTTCGGCGAGACGAGGATCATAGCCAGAACCATCAGCGACAGGGACATCGGAGGGCTCAGGCCCACGCAACCGGTAACGTTCTATGTGAACAGGGACGACATCATCGTCCTGCCGAAGCAGCAGCTTTAA
- a CDS encoding DUF447 domain-containing protein — MELIGFFNEGQVYEVLLVTRSNVTPVGVVRKGNRLFFKLFGGKSREDIQDHPRASIQVTNDAELIVKLALNFPVQTEFKESDGYRWIAGLPGVYGRVEFMEEPHNDELGSATVLECSLTPEGEIDGTLPPRPISRADFHLIEMAVHLTRLLVAVRKGKLDVAKRLHDDVMLNYLMYKRFGGRSEVAKRMVETAEASFGQNSTETPAKESL; from the coding sequence ATGGAGCTCATTGGCTTCTTCAACGAGGGTCAGGTCTACGAGGTTCTCCTGGTCACTCGCTCGAACGTCACTCCCGTCGGCGTTGTAAGGAAGGGGAATAGACTGTTTTTCAAACTCTTCGGCGGGAAAAGTAGAGAGGACATACAAGACCACCCCAGGGCCTCGATACAGGTAACCAACGACGCCGAACTCATTGTTAAACTCGCCCTCAACTTTCCTGTGCAGACTGAGTTCAAAGAAAGTGACGGCTACCGCTGGATAGCGGGCCTTCCGGGTGTTTACGGGAGGGTTGAGTTCATGGAGGAGCCCCACAATGACGAACTTGGGTCGGCCACCGTTCTGGAGTGTAGCCTCACCCCAGAGGGGGAGATTGATGGTACCCTGCCGCCGAGGCCGATAAGCAGGGCGGACTTCCACCTCATTGAGATGGCGGTTCACCTCACAAGACTCCTTGTGGCAGTCAGGAAGGGAAAACTTGACGTTGCAAAGCGGCTCCACGATGATGTGATGTTGAACTACCTTATGTATAAACGCTTTGGTGGACGTTCCGAGGTTGCCAAGAGGATGGTTGAAACCGCGGAGGCCAGTTTTGGCCAGAATTCCACAGAGACTCCTGCAAAGGAAAGCTTATAA
- a CDS encoding metallophosphoesterase encodes MLGRKIISLLIALFTLAAIPASTVWAATPATPGDILIQPLPGAPVIGMPGDTVEIYPAEGVTIQELQIVSILHGPYNLEIVGTENGAVKAKIPENVEPDVYFLAVKSDKGEITIPNGVWVMKKAPTVLKIAHGSDLHVTSGSKMGFVCGDYFQKSLTGILEYCKNPIALHSYTATDSFMTYYGMVGQDGTNVINIILATGDDVDTNGDRRGYELLDETILHATAAGTPFMAVKGNHDHPPKYYNKYVGPSYFYRVIGNFLIIGLDSRGEERHPDMEQLKWMEDVLKSHPDKIPIVFVHHYFWYISRLNGGVVENLTAFDDNDWQQIKKLASWDWVGRNGEYEDIARYFLQMVEKYNVRLVLSGHIHKDKPVLYIDKNGEKHWFYALTTTGAPDKTSNPVSETDKKRGYTKPSWYGSQIIYVYDNGTVEFPYLLRDIFDKDNPVSLPVPQKFIVFRQDGEDGTAVKFINELGKSISGPIALQIPAGAKVDPQATNITYTVLGEKEIGGTYYMLLNVTVPEGISQIAVVKEADTKAPEVKVGYLSPSKPKPGKAFKVYISASDNVGIRDMKVQIISDGKVIAEYPAFSMKPAEVSATYFTEVPGVDASEFTIKVIATDFYGNTGETTYTVGGTAKTTTPTTSATESTTESATQGTTGSTCGPAALVGLALVPLLLRRRK; translated from the coding sequence ATGCTGGGCAGGAAAATAATCTCCCTGTTGATAGCCCTTTTTACACTGGCAGCGATTCCAGCGAGCACGGTGTGGGCAGCGACTCCAGCCACTCCAGGGGACATCCTGATTCAGCCTCTGCCGGGAGCGCCTGTGATAGGCATGCCGGGTGACACCGTGGAGATATATCCCGCGGAGGGCGTTACAATCCAGGAACTGCAGATAGTTTCAATACTGCACGGCCCGTATAATCTGGAGATCGTCGGAACGGAGAACGGGGCTGTCAAGGCTAAAATACCCGAAAACGTTGAGCCAGACGTCTACTTCCTCGCGGTCAAGAGCGACAAGGGCGAGATCACGATCCCCAACGGCGTATGGGTCATGAAAAAGGCCCCGACGGTTCTCAAGATAGCCCATGGAAGTGACCTCCACGTGACGAGCGGGTCAAAGATGGGGTTCGTCTGCGGCGACTACTTCCAGAAGAGCCTAACCGGCATTCTTGAGTACTGCAAGAACCCGATAGCACTCCACAGCTACACAGCAACAGACAGCTTCATGACCTACTACGGTATGGTCGGACAGGACGGGACAAACGTCATAAACATCATCCTCGCCACCGGTGATGACGTCGACACCAACGGCGACAGGCGTGGCTATGAGCTCCTCGACGAAACAATCCTCCACGCAACCGCAGCGGGAACCCCCTTCATGGCAGTTAAAGGAAATCACGACCATCCGCCGAAGTACTACAACAAATACGTCGGCCCGAGCTACTTCTACAGGGTCATCGGGAACTTCCTCATCATAGGCCTCGACAGCCGCGGTGAGGAGAGGCACCCGGACATGGAGCAGCTCAAGTGGATGGAAGATGTCCTCAAGAGCCACCCCGACAAGATACCGATCGTGTTTGTCCACCACTATTTCTGGTACATAAGCAGGCTCAACGGTGGAGTGGTGGAGAACCTCACTGCTTTCGACGACAACGACTGGCAGCAGATAAAGAAGCTCGCCAGCTGGGACTGGGTTGGCAGGAACGGCGAGTACGAGGACATAGCCAGGTACTTCCTCCAGATGGTCGAGAAGTACAACGTCAGGCTCGTCCTCAGCGGCCACATCCACAAGGACAAGCCCGTCCTCTACATTGACAAAAACGGTGAGAAGCACTGGTTCTATGCACTTACCACCACAGGAGCGCCGGACAAGACCAGCAATCCTGTTAGTGAGACCGACAAAAAGAGGGGTTACACCAAGCCCAGCTGGTACGGCTCCCAGATAATATACGTCTACGACAACGGCACCGTTGAGTTCCCGTACCTCCTCAGGGACATATTTGACAAGGACAACCCCGTTTCCCTTCCGGTTCCGCAAAAGTTCATCGTCTTCCGCCAGGACGGAGAGGACGGGACTGCGGTCAAGTTCATCAACGAGCTCGGCAAGAGCATAAGCGGCCCGATAGCCCTCCAGATACCCGCTGGAGCCAAAGTCGACCCCCAGGCGACCAACATAACCTACACCGTTCTCGGTGAGAAGGAGATAGGTGGAACATACTACATGCTCCTCAACGTCACCGTCCCGGAGGGAATCAGCCAGATAGCCGTTGTAAAGGAAGCTGACACCAAGGCGCCTGAAGTCAAGGTCGGCTACCTCTCGCCCAGCAAGCCCAAGCCGGGCAAGGCCTTCAAGGTCTACATCAGCGCCAGCGACAACGTTGGAATCAGGGACATGAAGGTGCAGATAATAAGCGACGGAAAGGTCATAGCTGAATACCCGGCGTTCTCAATGAAGCCAGCGGAGGTCTCGGCCACCTACTTCACCGAGGTTCCAGGTGTTGACGCCAGCGAGTTCACCATCAAGGTCATAGCGACCGACTTCTACGGCAACACCGGCGAGACCACCTACACCGTCGGGGGAACGGCCAAGACAACCACCCCAACAACGAGCGCCACAGAGAGCACCACCGAAAGCGCCACCCAGGGCACTACCGGAAGCACCTGCGGTCCGGCTGCCCTCGTTGGCCTTGCACTCGTCCCGCTCCTCCTCAGGAGGAGGAAGTGA
- a CDS encoding restriction endonuclease → MPWTQDIIMLAPEDVLIENVIELLKRMGFRDYERVSSKKDWGIDIVAIRDDPIAGMEKLVIAVHRKGLASSRDVNVFADLVEKYKADKGILISTAGFTKDAKVLISREYRGRIIPWDGEKLASLFHNYSVEPPEELVRMAENARKKPEKKSALNEFELDAPLLHDFSAENVFKKVASFASSRYPVKPSEMSLLSLSVTLSSAYIFSWSIEEGNQKDKAVVFSGDKIVLRATEDKNLSVPVTKALLNDASAIRATERDIEVPISPSEAVLLLKERAAGELNVPEGKISIHERKKVYVPKLAKLDLKVGDNRAKATVNLETGEVRFDISPLPDEYFVRKTEEMVFEQTGEEVLEKELRRERGRVRISGKTKSFSFEMTFNEYTGRPLSLEALLSDEALDELLRKVYPDGKVINLEKGRKVAVADILLSDGIAVLEVDLTNGQHREIRKLPSPDEAFKNAREVIEANFPLRNLEMKSHRVLEHKYLELALESPDGKATVKVDGATGDVLDYLVEITPERAKELVAERYPDFEIVSVEGNEAEYTLKAENDRHVVTIRLSRDGKLVEEVDRVLRRELAEKIALERAREIDEEAGIDSISLDENWNVEFAGKTKIGNLTLHRATGEVLKENVRFTEMAIETMYHEHLRKTFGEEALTTERLTHYKDRGYINIKVSGRGKFYYARIDTKTGKILSEDTAPIKGIAAKLKRLQLESKYK, encoded by the coding sequence ATGCCGTGGACCCAGGATATAATAATGCTTGCGCCAGAGGACGTTCTCATTGAAAACGTAATCGAACTGCTGAAGAGGATGGGGTTCAGAGACTATGAAAGGGTTTCCAGCAAGAAGGACTGGGGAATAGACATCGTGGCCATAAGGGATGACCCCATAGCCGGCATGGAGAAGCTTGTGATAGCCGTTCACCGTAAGGGACTCGCTTCATCACGTGACGTCAATGTCTTCGCAGACTTGGTGGAGAAGTACAAGGCCGACAAAGGGATACTCATCTCAACCGCGGGATTCACCAAGGACGCCAAGGTGCTCATATCGAGGGAATACCGGGGAAGGATAATTCCGTGGGACGGGGAGAAGCTGGCCTCGCTGTTCCATAACTACTCCGTTGAACCTCCCGAGGAACTTGTGAGAATGGCTGAGAATGCCAGAAAAAAGCCCGAAAAAAAGAGTGCTCTCAACGAGTTTGAGCTCGATGCCCCCCTTCTCCACGACTTCTCTGCCGAGAACGTGTTTAAAAAGGTGGCGTCCTTTGCTTCTTCCAGGTATCCGGTCAAGCCCTCCGAGATGAGCCTCCTCTCCCTTTCCGTAACTCTGTCCAGCGCGTACATATTCTCCTGGTCCATTGAGGAGGGCAACCAGAAGGATAAGGCGGTCGTGTTCTCGGGCGATAAAATTGTCCTCCGAGCAACCGAGGACAAGAATCTCAGCGTCCCGGTAACAAAAGCCTTGCTCAACGATGCGTCCGCCATTAGAGCAACCGAGAGAGACATAGAGGTTCCAATAAGCCCAAGCGAGGCAGTCCTGCTGCTCAAGGAAAGGGCCGCCGGGGAGCTGAATGTCCCGGAGGGGAAGATATCAATCCACGAACGAAAGAAGGTCTACGTTCCAAAGCTTGCCAAACTCGACCTTAAGGTGGGAGATAACAGGGCAAAGGCCACTGTAAATCTGGAAACTGGTGAGGTTCGGTTCGATATAAGCCCCTTACCCGATGAGTACTTTGTCAGGAAAACCGAGGAGATGGTGTTCGAACAGACTGGGGAGGAAGTGCTGGAGAAAGAACTACGGAGGGAGAGAGGGAGGGTCAGGATCTCAGGTAAGACCAAGAGCTTCTCCTTTGAAATGACGTTCAATGAGTATACCGGGAGGCCTCTCAGTCTCGAAGCCCTTCTGAGTGATGAGGCTCTGGACGAGCTGTTGAGGAAGGTGTACCCGGATGGGAAGGTCATTAACCTTGAGAAGGGCAGGAAAGTGGCCGTTGCAGATATCCTCCTCTCTGACGGTATAGCGGTTCTTGAGGTAGATTTGACGAACGGCCAGCACAGGGAGATTAGGAAGCTTCCTTCTCCTGATGAAGCCTTCAAAAACGCCCGGGAGGTTATAGAGGCAAACTTCCCGCTCAGAAACCTTGAGATGAAGTCCCACAGGGTGCTTGAACACAAATACCTTGAGCTGGCCCTTGAGAGCCCCGACGGGAAGGCAACCGTGAAGGTGGACGGTGCCACGGGGGACGTCCTCGATTACCTCGTGGAGATAACCCCCGAAAGAGCAAAGGAACTTGTCGCCGAGAGGTATCCGGATTTTGAGATAGTCTCGGTGGAAGGAAACGAGGCCGAGTACACACTGAAGGCTGAGAACGACAGACACGTGGTAACCATAAGGCTGAGCAGGGACGGGAAGCTTGTCGAGGAGGTAGACCGCGTTCTTAGACGGGAGCTGGCGGAAAAAATAGCCCTGGAACGTGCCAGGGAGATTGACGAGGAGGCTGGAATAGACTCGATTTCTCTGGATGAAAACTGGAATGTGGAGTTTGCCGGAAAGACCAAAATAGGAAACCTGACTCTCCACAGGGCCACAGGGGAAGTTCTCAAAGAAAACGTGCGCTTCACTGAGATGGCCATTGAGACCATGTACCACGAACACCTGAGGAAGACCTTCGGCGAGGAAGCCCTAACAACGGAGAGGCTCACACACTATAAGGACAGGGGATACATAAACATCAAGGTCTCTGGCAGGGGGAAGTTCTACTATGCGAGGATAGACACAAAAACGGGCAAAATACTGAGCGAAGACACCGCACCGATAAAAGGAATAGCGGCAAAGCTAAAGCGGCTCCAGCTTGAGAGCAAATACAAATGA